Within Enoplosus armatus isolate fEnoArm2 chromosome 1, fEnoArm2.hap1, whole genome shotgun sequence, the genomic segment CCTCTGGTTCTACAACCACACATCTGTTTTCACGGTcactttcctgtctctctctctgctgtgtgactGTCCAATAAAGCAGAAATTAGCCGATAATAGAGTCATAAATTCTCACCGTGACGAGAGACATGACAGACTACACGTTGGTCCCTGACCAATCATCATGTGATGTCATCGGGAAGGAGGTGCTAATGGCTAATGACTTCcagaatataaaagaaaagaatgtaAATTAACGATGGCGTCTGGAGCGGTGTGTATGATGCTGGCTGCCTtgtgttcagaaaaaaaagaaagaaaaaccgACAACAtcattcctcttttgttttgttttgactgtcaAATATCTGTGAATATAAAGCCTGCAGTGCAGCAGAGACACTGCACCACACTGCTGTAGGAAAGTCATGCAGCAGCTTCATCTCCACCACATGAAAGTAAAACCAAAAAGGGAATATTAATGATGCAGTAACAGATGGAGTTTCTTCTAGTTACAGGCTTCTAACATGTTACAGCCACGATGAACAGAACTCGGAGTTCATGTCCAACTGTATTTCATCAGTACAAAGAGTTTTAGCTGTTACGACGCAGATTATCCTCTCATGCACCATAAATACAGAAATGGGAAGATTTAAACCATATCAATGTCCAGATTTGGAATAGAGATTCTGGATAGAACTGGATTTTGGCAGGATAAGAACTTTTCACCACTCGTTGTTTTCATGTGTGCGTTAATAAAAAGTGATGACTGACACGATGGTTGAAGGAGGACCTCCGAGTCTAAACTCTCGAAGGTCTCATGAATGTCGACCATGTCTGTGATTCGTAACAGAGGAAACTACTGGAACCAGTACTGAAAAAGTCAGCAAGTCGCACTTTGCCCCTAAAAAGCGAACTGACTGCTTTCAGCTTGAAAATGTCGCCGAGCCGTCGGACACATCGACTACGATGTCAGCAGCTGGAAAAAGCTGCCGTTCATCTGTggatttttgttgtgttaaaaaaGTTGTACAAATGAATGATTTTGCAGAATCTGGGGCCATGTACATTTGAACTCGCCCTTTGtagaaatcacattttataacgGTTTATTCACACGTGTAAAGGTCCTTTTTAGCTGTGATGAAGGTTCTGTACAGCGACCGGATCCACAGGACTGttgaactgtaaataaaatcacTTAAACGCTCATCGTTGGCTTctttattcattgtttattcattttaaaagtgttCTTTTTAAAGTACTAACTCTTTCTTTTTAAGTTATGGCTCTTGGAAAAGCAACGAGCCATTTGACTGACGAGAGTCAAGTCTGACAATGTTGAGCTGATGGCCACCATAcggaggatttgctgcttcaaAATACAAGTTGTGAGGTCACGTTTGTATATTCTACTGTAGGTGTCTGACAACAGGAACAGCCACTGCCTTGCtcacttaaaaacaaaagaagggaattttgtttgtttttgcattttacattttaacgaGAAACCTACGTCACGACTCGTGAACTTGTAGCTTTTAGAAACGTCCTACTGGTCAGTAGTCAGGTCATTCAAATGGACAATAATAATATCTATTTAAAGTACTAATAAAGCCTTTTTCTGGCACCACCATCGGGCAAAGAACAGCAAGTTTATCTCGATTTTTCATCCATCCAGcgttttgttttctgatgtaaATGCACCTCACAGGGCCACTGAAGTCACTTTCACTTGTTTTCAAAAAAACGAAAATGACAGCGCACACAGCtcactgttaaaaaaataatttattgcaGCATggaattttaatttgaaattgatAGTTTTCCTATCAACAATACATGTTTGCATCCACTTCAATCCAACAAGAGCATTTAACAAGACAGTAACATCTGACAACGTGACACCTGTCAGCTTCTTCTCACAGCTAAGACGGTCTGATACACATTTACCTGACACACATACAATCACTTGTTTCTCTCCACCACAGTTATTGTTGACAAAATGAGATATttgttcacacaaaaacattcttTTACACACTGAACATGAACAAACACTAGTTTGGTTGAATACAGAACAGAGTTTTAGGAGAACAGTTCAGAAACTACTCAACATACAAAACTGAAGTTGCATCCAGTAGTTTTGAATTGCTGCGCAGTGAATCCTTCACTGCTGTAACGGACATAATGTCTTTAATTAACCTATTTAAGTCACCTCAGGGATGTTCCTTAAGCAATATATGCTCAAAATATCAAAGGAAAAGTCCACCCAAAACactaactaaactaactaaactaaaacagtCAGTGGTGATGTTGTACAGTTTTATTTCCGTTGCCGTTTCAGATCACGTGACGTCTCATTCAGATATTTCCAGCAGCTACAGTGGAGTCAGATATTGTGTCAGCGATCTGAAACAACAGTTTGTGATTCGATGTCAGTCCCCAAAAATCAAGAAACGGGTTTCTTTCTAGACCTGCGACCCATGGTTCCCTCAGCCTTGTGTTCTCTCACCTTATGTTCCCTCACCCTATGTTCCCTCAACTCAATGTTCCCTCAACCCATGTTTCCTCAGCCCTATGTTCCCTCAGCCCTATGTTCCCTCAACCCAATGTTCCCTCACCCTATGTTCCCTCAACCCATGTTTCCTCAACCCAATGTTCCCTCAGCCCTATGTTCCCTCAGCCCTATGTTCCCTCAGCCCTATGTTCCCTCAACTCAATGTTCCCTCAACCCATGTTTCCTCAGCCCTATGTTCCCTCAGCCCATGTTCCTTCAGCCCTATGTTCCCTCAGCCCTATGTTCCCTCAACCGATGTTTCCTCAACTCAATGTTCCCTCAACCCATGTTTCCTCAGCCCTATGTTCCCTCAACCCAATGTTCCCTCACCCTATGTTCCCTCAACCCATGTTTCCTCAACCCAATGTTCCCTCAGCCCTATGTTCCCTCAACCCAATGTTCCCTCAGCCCTATGTTCCCTCAACCCATGTTTCCTCAACCCAATGTTCCCTCAGCCCTATGTTTCCTCAACCCAATGTTCCCTCAGCCCTATGTTCCCTCAGCCCATGTTCCCTCAGCCCTATGTTCCCTCAGCCCTATGTTCCCTCAACCGATGTTTCCTCAACCCAATGTTCCCTCAGCCCTATGTTCCCTCAGCCCTGTTTCCTCAACCCAATGTTCCCTCACCCTATGTTCCCTCAACCCAATGTTCCCTCACCCCATGTTCCCTCAACCCAATGTTCCCTCAGCCCTATGTTCCCTCAACCCAATGTTCCCTCAACCGATGTTTCCTCAACCCAATGTTCCCTCAGCCCTATGTTCCCTCAACCCAATGTTCCCTCACCCCATGTTTCCTCAACCCGATGTTCCCTCACCCGATGTTCCCTCAACCCAATGTTCCCCCAGCCCTATGTTCCCTCACCCGATGTTCCCCTTATCCCTCAttgggagtgattttggacagaaaattaaattacAACACGCAAAGTTATTACAAAGTAACTGCTGGAAAATGTTGAAGATCACAGACTTAATATGTAAAACTGTTGaaggtggatttttcctttaacatCACTGCTCGTTTAGTTACGTGTTTTCTACCATGTGTCTACTGTGCGTCAGGTCAGCCTTTTCTAACGTATCCTACGGACGGTATTGATCCTAAGTCATGTGCAGCTGTTTGCGCTCCACCTCGACGACCCGTCAGCTCAAATGGAAACGGGACATGTGAGGATGCGATCCTCCAGCATGACGCTGAGGACGaggaacacaaagtacagtacGAACATGGTGAGGCCCAACATTCGGCTCATCTTCCAGCGACAGGCGGCGATGGAGATGATGACGAAGAGGAGCATGAGGAAGAGTAGCACGATGGCGCAGAACAGGCCGTTGGAGCTGACGGTTACCGGCTCGCCGTGGTGTAACAGAGTGTAAATGAGCCACGGGACCGGCAGACTAAAACCAGAGGGGACAGACGGGTGTCAGGTTTACAGAGTGAATGTGGATCACTGCCATTTAGAcagcggtggaaagtaactacacatttgtacatttactcaacatTTACTACACAGGTTTTTATTCCACTGGACAGCTTTACTTACCTTTCAGATTAAgactttacattaaaaacatatgataaacTCATAAGATataacacattgttaaagattaaaccagtggttctttttacttgtaatgcagTATTTATACATTGTTCTACTGATCTAGTCTGAGTACTTTTTCGACCACTGAATTTAGATGAAACAGCAAAGAATATTCTCTGCCCAGTGGGAAACTTTATATTTTGAGAAAAATCAAAAGCTCTTCTGTCTAAATTACTAAATCTTGTTTGACTCTGTGATTGTATCTACTCATCTGCTACTGGTCCTTTTGGTGTTCCTCAGGGTTCGATTTTAGGACCTTTTTAGTTTCTACATGCTCCTGCATGGTgacagaaatgccaaaatatagttctttccattttttatgcagatgatacgCCGCTGTATCTGTTGGTTAACCCAAATGTCTCTGCTGGCCTTTGCCTCCCATAATCAGCCTTGTTGACATTAAATGATGGATGTCATAGAACTTTCTGCAGCTaatgaaaagtaaagtaaacGTTTCAAAATCTTGATGCCATATTTGATTCCTCATTAGTTTTTGATTTACAGGTAAATAAAGTGGTTCAAGTGATGCTTTCTTTAACTGAGAAATCCTTAAATTCCATTTAGTTTACGGCTAGTAGAGAAAGGGTATTGCAGTCActcacccaacagtgatgtcaaagATGTTACTGCCCACAGAGCTGGACACGGCCATGTCCCCCAGACCTTTACGGGCCACGATCACACTGGTGATCAGGTCAGGGATGGACGTCCCGGCCGCCAGGATGGTCAGGCCCATGATTTCCTCTGAGATGCCCACAGTCTCGCCCACCTGTAAACAAGAAACCATTAAAACAGGCGTCACGAGTCACTGCTGAATGGGTACAACATGTAGATACATGAAATCAGAAATGTCTTGTCCATATCTTCAGGGTGGCTGTAAACCACATCAGTTGTGGATTGTTTTCTtcttgggttttgtttttggcctGGTTGGTCATCTTACCCATTTACGACTTACTGAATGTTAACTCTTAGTCCACATATATAggaatttattttctttttttgttgttttacaaaaagaTAATCCAGGAATTTATtggtgtttattttgaatgttcatcaattatgaaatatacacaaatatgGGTGAAAATCAGATTTCAGAAGTTGTCCATAGATAGTGTTGTCGTTACTGTGACCAGCGGAAACTCCAGAGTCccacaacatgtttgtttttacactttgttttttgtactgattaaacaagCACGATATAACATGTTCTGGGACCTTTAGTGGTACTGGTGGGCAGATtgtgttacttttggacagagccaggctagctgtttccccctgtttccagtctttacgctaagctaagctaactggctgtggattcatatttatcgtacagacaCGAGAGAGGTATCGAGCTCACatttggcaagaaagcaaataagtgaatTTCCCTAAATGTTGAACTTGTCCTTTAAGTGCTGGAGTTGTAGGCGACCAGTTTTTAATATAGATAGATGACATGTTTTGCCATTCGCCTGTAAATAACACTGTAAATGTGAAGAATGGACCAAACTGCCTACAAATCAGAGAAACCCTTTAAATTATTAGATATAAACCTTTGTCATCCAACTGAAATATTGTCTATGAGCTGTACCAAACCCTCGTGTCACAGTGGATGTAAACTCCTGTAAACATGACCGACCTGATGAGCCCACCACACCATCAGGTAGGAGAAAACTCCGATCCACAGGATGGAGCCGATAAACGTCATGGCGAAATACCTCCTGGACGCctggaaaatacaaaagaagTTCACATCTGGTGTTCAGAGAAACTGCTACAAAACATTAGGACTTATCACATAAACATCTGGAAGATAAATGGATGGTGTTCTTTAGTAAATCATGTTaacatctgtgtttctgtttctccttcacacacaactacagtaaTGCACTCAGCCAAACTCAGTCCGttttttgacatatttcagCACCTGCTGTACTCAGCGCCACTCAACTGATGATGAAGACATGTCACGTTTCTTCATACGCAGATCCTCTTTGATAATCCacacttttatttcagcatAATGTGAATTAAACTAAATAGCTAGGTTAATAatagattaataaataataaatatcagAAGTCCCTGGGGTTAGTAATTAAATTAAGTCATCTAGAAGCAGGTCTGTCAACTTGTTCATGAATTCagaaaaacagccttgttttcagctttgtgatgCGATGCATTCTAATtctaggtgttttttttatgttaagaTGTTGGAGATCCATAAAGGAAAACTTAATCCTTCAATTTATCACAACAATTCAAAATCAAACTATCGAAAataactgaagctgtcagacaaacgtagaggagtaaaaagtgcattatttgcctctgagatgttgTGTTGAGTAGAAGCATAAAGCtgcataacatggaaatacccaagacaaatgtagtgaaatgtgtacttaagtatagtacttgagtaaatgtacttcctgGTCCTCGTACTCACCAGGTTGCGGACGTCAGGCAGCGTGAGCCACAACGGGAACACAATGGGCAGCAGGAACAGATACGTGGCCTGCTTGCGTCTGGTGTCAGGCCACTCTAAAGACAACGgttcattctcctcctcttcttcctcattttcCCCTTCCTCCTTGTTTCCATCGCCATCTTCTTCACTCTCACCGGAGTCACCGCTATCCTCGTCGCCGCTGTCGTCCTCGGCGCTGCCCTCCGAGCCCTCCGAGCCCTCCGATCCCCCCGCTGCCGCCTGCAGGAGAGAGCAGACCGGTGAAAGAGACTGTTTTTTACTGACTTTACATTTcaagatcagatcagatcagataagataatccttGATTGATTGAAGCAcaggtgttgcagcagcacaagtacagaaaaaaaaagtacagaataaataatatatattaaataaaattaagaaTACAAATACTTAAACTAATTGTAAGGTATTGTTTCAAGTGAAGTGACATAGCGGTGTGATTAGTTACAGCAAAGTACACGTCAGAGTAATATGATACCATCTACTATAATAGCAATGTATATTAAATAATGATACTTAGTgttataataatagtaataatataatataatataattccAGTATAgtattgtataatatatattacagtctaaatataataaaacataataaatatatgtatataatcaCTCCGACTGCAGTAGCAGCAGTTTGCTAAcctgaataatgaataatggacgataagctaatatcagagCACGACAGCACACGTGGAACTAATAACGTTAATGACGGCTCATTTCCAGAAATTATCAATCTGCAGCGATAATTTTATTAGTTAGGTCTTTAACATCAAATTACGCCTGGTGTCAAGTCACACTGGTGAATCCTCTTCGGGGTAGTGAGTGCACTTTAGTCTGAACGTCTCGCGTCACTCGATTTCAGCCTTCGTCGACTCGTGAACATGCGTGTAAATCACGTGTTAATGAGTCGACTCGCTGACGCCTCCTACTGACGTCACAGATGTAAATGTAGCggcagtgtgttttctgtgatcCAAACTGACGAGAGCTGTTTGGTTAGAGGCCGAATGTTCCCTGTTAAGAAGCTTAATAACAGTTAATAGTTTCCAGCAGAATTATGAAGCTGCTAATTCAAGTCAACATTAAGCTGCCTTCACGTGTTCATCAGTTTCCCAGTTGTGAAGTTGTAATTAAGAAGCTAAACATGGAGTGTGTCAGGaggatgttgttgtttatgttttgcaACACAAGACCGGGAAAAGAAAAGCACGTGTAGTTAGAAATAGCACGTATGTTGAGAGTAATTTAGACATCATGGCGACTACACTTGGAGGAGGATCACAGTAAATAACAGCTCCTGTTATCAGGCGAAGGCAGAGAGGGTTAAATCTCCTCTGCGTACCTTTGACTCGTCTGGCTGGTCCGCCGCCTTCTCACTCGTCTCTTCTGTCTTTTGAGGCTGTGAGGTGGACGGCTCGGCTGCAGCGCCCCCtggtggtgcagcagcagcagcggcggcggcggcctGCTCAGTGTTCGGCTTGTGATCACCATCTGGAGAAAtgaagaagaacacacagaaTGAGATACAGATAGAGATACTCAGAGGACTCGAACACTTTAAACAAGTCGGTGTAGATGATCCAGTTAATGAGTgaaactgctcacacacacattttataatcTCATAATCACATAAAtctaaaacaggaagtgttttgttttgtttaatttcacaCTTTGATGCAAAACAAATCAGACTTTTAATGTTGAGCTTAAAAACGTATTATGCTGTGTGCGACCGTATGAAGTGCCAGTGGGAGTGATTTGAGTGTTTGCAGataaacatggaggaaaagggattcacacacacacacacacacggtcccATCTGCATGTTCATCTTGGGGCTGATTGATTCGGGCTCGTCGAGGCCTCTCCAGCCTCCCTGCAGCCCCACTTTGCTCTGCACCTCAGACTCTGAAGCACCTCATTACTGCACGCTGTGACGCACAAACACGCCGACTGAGAGGCTGCGCTGATTGTGGAGAACGACCTCCTTCAACCCGCTAAACCGTCTCTGAAGATCGATACACAAACCAACCTTTTACGCCGCGCTGCACCTCCAGCACAGAAACTAAAACTACCACCGAACACTCACTACAACATTAAGAAGGAACAGAACTAATGAACACGTGGTGTCTCTCTTCATCTGACCTTTCTGAAGATTCTTAAAATGGCCAGAAAATCAATACACATTCAATTTCTGTGTGTTCGGCACGCAGGCGGGAAACTGCTTCGTCTAAAAATTAAGCTTCCAACAACTcctaaaaacatacaaaaagaaattaaaattaaactaTTTATGTGctaaatattagcatgttagcatagaAACTACACACATTAACTAATGAGCTAATGTTCGCCTTCAGGTGAGGCTGTTTAAGTACAACTTCCATTAATtgaagttaaaataaaatattaaaaataaataaaatggataaaCTGATGTGGAATTAATTTGCAAGGGTTAAGAAGAATAGCAAAAGTAATGTTATGAGAATTAGATCTGATTTATTAAATTTcaacagagctaggctagcagtttccactcgctcccagtctttgtgctaagctagctaaTACACCTGAAGCTGATCTTCTTATCTGACCGCGGGGCTTTTATCAAAATGTCAGATTGAACCTTTGACTCACGACTCACCTTCAGATCTGCGCTGACGGGACTTTTCGAGCGGGACGTTCAGAGGCTTTACTTTGTTCTTTGCTGCAATTAAGAGAATCATCGCTCAAACAACAAGAGTCCTTTAACATCAGTCCAGATGAACTAAACTAACCAAGACAACACGACTTTGACTTTATACTCACACACTGGCCATTAGATAACGTGTCTATGTTCCTCCTCAGAGGAGAGTCTATAAAATGGCGGACTAGATCGTAGCAGTGGGACAGAGCGGGACCTCTATGTTTCAGATCTCCTCATGTCCTTGACTTTAACGTTCCTGTGTGTGGAATAAAAGTATCGTGATCTTTACAAACAAACTTCAGAAAGGTTTGTGTCAAAACTTGTTCTTTGCTTTTTATTAACAAACATGGACGGAGAACGTGTGCGTTCCCTTTATTTTAGATCGTGATAATTAATACGACAAACAAAACGCAGGGTGAACTATCTGTGTGAATCCTTGTTAACAACCACGTCCTCATGGAAGCTTTTTCCTTATGATGCACAAACCGAGACTCTGTGAGAATCACGTGGTCGTTACGTTTCCAAACAGCCAGTGTGTGGAAAAAGGTCctcacaacaacacagaaacaactgGATGcaaacacacggacacacaaatATCCAATAAAGACAAAGAACCATCTCATTTACACATAACCAGACcagactgaacaacaacaacaacaacaacagacacataaacGTCTTACCTTTCCTCTGTACTGACCCCTCCCCTCTGACATCACCATTAAAGGATGTCTCTGATTGGCAGAGACACACATCAGACTAAATACCAAATCGATAACTCTTCACACGCAACTAGgtataaatatatgaaatgagAATTTGCAAGAATGCAAAACGCGAACTACAATCACAAGAAGACACACGACAGGAAACAACGGCGAGGCCGCCCCTCTTACCTCTCCTGGCTTTCCTCGAGCCGGGGGTTTTCAGGGCCCCTCTAAGGGCTGCCTCTAGGATGGAAACCCACAGCAGTGGTTTTTACTTGTTATTTAAGATCTATGTTTCTGCATCTGTCAAAGCCTTTCAACAAACACTGGAGAATCCACCTGGACGGAGTTCAGCTCCGGCTAACCAGTTATTTTAAACTACAGACGAAACAGTTGCGGCTCGagaaagaaccccccccccgttttATTGTAACAGACCGACTTCAAAagctgatatttatttattcagacgCATGTCAAACATATCTGGACATGATGCAACTTTGTTTGACCAGTTATCTACGGGAATAAACAACGACAAAGTAATGTGCATCACTGACAGCTGTTCTTTAACAATGTTTAAGTatttcaggaggaggaggaggaggaggaggaggagttttaCTGTGAAGCCCAAAATGAAGAAGGAGCTTAAAGAAATGTACGAATGGCTCCTTCCTATCTAAACTGTCAAAGCTCAGTTGAGTCTGCTTTATAATAAGTCATCCATTTATAGGGTTTATAATCTGTATTCAATGTTATACAGGTCAaattattaatggttaataaatcatctGCTAATGCTTCACAGATCAGTCTTTAgccattaataacaacaacttTCAGTTTGTCAGGCTGTGAAATAAAGGCTCAATGAAGAAAGTGAGTAATAATTATAGATGAACTTGTTAATAAAGGCTTCTTACATTAATTCAAGTCTACAACAGTAATTATTAATAAGTTGTTAAATGAACGCTGTAGCTGAACAGAAAACTGGTTCAGGTATCAGGAGGCTAAATCTCCTCAGGTCCCCGTTTAAGATGCTGACAGTTCACAGTAATGACACACAATCCAGCTGCATGAAGCCGGTCTCAGCTCCGGTCCCTCTGCTAGACCAGCTCCACGGAGATAAAGAGCTTGGTCTGCTAGCACGCTGGCTCTGATCCAGCTTTTATTAGCCTGTATTGAAAAGCTGATTAAGGCTCAGCGGTGGCCGAGCGCTGTGAGAGCGAGGGACAACGGCCCGGTGAGCTCGAGGACGGGCTGAAGGTCGCCGCGGTTCATCACGCAACCCCGACTGACAGGACGGGACAGGACAGGACGGGACAGGACAGGGCGGAGCTGAGCCACTGGGACTGTTAGTCGACTAACAGAAAATTTATCGATTAGTCGTTTCATTAACTTCTCACAACTCACaggctccagcttctcagatgtccCTAATTAGATTAAATGATATTAAGCagaataattgataatgaaaataattattagttgccACCGCATCCGACCATTTATTTTGCCTCCATATTCTCAACAGTCACACTTTATCATGTCGAGGAGATTTTATTGCATCATTAAAGACCTTCAGACAAACTGTATTTGGTTGTTTATAAAGTGGCCATGAGATCAGAAAATATACTTCACAGCTTCTtagaaaacagacttttaaaaaaaaaaaaaaaggttttgcatcttcttaaatgtcatatttttctttaatgttgAACTTTGCGCCTCAAAGCTGCTGCAGATTAATGAAAAGCTACGAAAACGTTTTCTCTCCCAAATCACACTGAGAAAAAGTTGCCTCCTTCAGATCTACGCACAGATAACATGTGTTGGTTTGTCTCCTCATTTTAAATAGCTTTTATAAAACACACCTCTCCCACCAGGCTGCAGATCCCAACCATCGTTGGTCCTGGTTCTTACCTTCTCCCAGAGGGTCCAGCGTGTGGATCATCAGCTGGAAGATGGTGCTCCTCAGCGAGGTGTTGTGGAGGGACGCCGAGCTGCCGCCTCGCTGCAGGACGGGACGCACCTGCAGGCCGGCAGACAGGTGGTCGCAAATCAAACTGCAGAAGTAACTTTCAGGCAACGTTAAGCTGAACAAGTGCAAACCTTTGAAGgccaacagcaacagcagtatTTTCAGGTGTTAATACCTCATTTTCAGCTAATAATACATCGAAAATGACGtgctaaaagctaaaaagaaTTTAAACAATTTGCAATCTGCAATTAAACTATTG encodes:
- the LOC139307827 gene encoding sodium/potassium/calcium exchanger 1-like — its product is MNVHSPPRRRLRRGRVLFFISGVLLCFVYTLTLKARLSQPRASAQTDDALGAHGGDDDVVEVNVRELMASNETEEEVVSPESTKPPLVIVVNSTDIEQCVYVDPQPPKPPPTPPPPTTTATPHPTPQPPHRKGDYPEDIFSVEQRRQGWVVLHVIGMIYMFVALAIVCDEFFVPGLEVITNKLEISDDVAGATFMAAGGSAPELFTSLIGVFISHSNVGIGTIVGSAVFNILFVIGMCAIFSREMLHLTWWPLFRDVTFYILDLIMLIVFFLDNMIRWWESMLLVTGYISYVSFMKFNSQIEQAVKTQLNKHMSIVKVWTAEEPEKESEAPPAPPPSAPPPPPPAAAAAPKAEDKSEPPPSSPQRSRPPSDPQEDKARLRVRPVLQRGGSSASLHNTSLRSTIFQLMIHTLDPLGEEAALRGALKTPGSRKARRETSFNGDVRGEGSVQRKAKNKVKPLNVPLEKSRQRRSEDGDHKPNTEQAAAAAAAAAPPGGAAAEPSTSQPQKTEETSEKAADQPDESKAAAGGSEGSEGSEGSAEDDSGDEDSGDSGESEEDGDGNKEEGENEEEEEENEPLSLEWPDTRRKQATYLFLLPIVFPLWLTLPDVRNLASRRYFAMTFIGSILWIGVFSYLMVWWAHQVGETVGISEEIMGLTILAAGTSIPDLITSVIVARKGLGDMAVSSSVGSNIFDITVGLPVPWLIYTLLHHGEPVTVSSNGLFCAIVLLFLMLLFVIISIAACRWKMSRMLGLTMFVLYFVFLVLSVMLEDRILTCPVSI